The Ranitomeya imitator isolate aRanImi1 chromosome 6, aRanImi1.pri, whole genome shotgun sequence genome window below encodes:
- the ACOT13 gene encoding acyl-coenzyme A thioesterase 13 → MSALKTSTIRSLMKVLGEGAGFDRVLNKLQLVSASPGKIVCELKVEEEHTNRNGTMHGGCTAILVDNISTFALMHTERGAPGVSVDMSITFMNAAKIGESILITAQVLKQGRTLAFATVDLVNKETGKLIAQGRQTKHLGS, encoded by the exons ATGAGCGCTTTAAAAACGAGCACGATACGATCGTTGATGAAAGTCTTGGGAGAAGGGGCAGGATTTGACCGAGTCCTGAACAAG CTCCAGCTTGTGTCGGCAAGTCCTGGGAAAATAGTTTGTGAGCTGAAAGTTGAGGAGGAGCACACAAATCGCAATGGCACGATGCATGGTGGCTGCACGGCCATCTTGGTTGACAACATATCTACTTTTGCCCTGATGCACACAGAAAGAGGCGCTCCGGGGGTCAGTGTGGACATGAGCATCAC GTTCATGAATGCTGCCAAAATTGGAGAGTCTATTCTGATAACTGCGCAAGTTTTAAAGCAAGGAAGAACGCTGGCATTTGCCACTGTGGATCTGGTTAATAAAGAGACGGGGAAACTAATCGCACAAGGAAGGCAAACCAAACATCTTGGAAGCTAG